In a genomic window of Methylovirgula sp. 4M-Z18:
- the truB gene encoding tRNA pseudouridine(55) synthase TruB — protein MSAPRSTRVEVNGWVILDKPYGMTSTHAVSQLKRIYNGKKAGHAGTLDPLASGILPIAFGEATKTVPFVQDGQKAYRFTVRWGAETTTDDTEGSVTQTSDIRPSVAQIEVALPHFIGEILQRPPAFSAIKVGGERAYDLARDGEEVVLEARPITIHDLRLVDSTADEAVLEAECGKGTYVRALARDLGRMFGCYGHVTALRRTRVGPFTELDAVPLDELKASAESAVHALLPVETGLSELACVIVDRNGAARLRRGQSLILRGRDAPAEGETVYAACGGVPVAFGVVDHGQLVPSRVFNLPE, from the coding sequence ATGAGCGCGCCCCGCTCCACGCGCGTCGAGGTCAACGGCTGGGTCATTCTCGACAAGCCCTATGGCATGACCTCGACCCATGCGGTCAGCCAGCTCAAACGAATTTACAACGGCAAGAAGGCCGGCCATGCCGGCACGCTCGATCCGCTCGCGTCCGGCATCCTGCCGATCGCCTTCGGCGAGGCGACGAAAACCGTGCCCTTCGTGCAGGACGGGCAAAAGGCCTATCGGTTCACCGTGCGCTGGGGCGCGGAGACGACGACCGACGATACCGAGGGCAGCGTGACGCAAACCTCGGACATACGGCCGAGCGTGGCGCAGATCGAGGTTGCGCTGCCGCATTTCATCGGCGAGATTCTGCAACGGCCGCCGGCATTTTCGGCGATCAAGGTCGGCGGCGAGCGCGCCTATGATCTGGCGCGCGATGGCGAAGAAGTCGTGCTCGAGGCGCGGCCAATCACGATCCACGATTTGCGGCTCGTCGACAGCACGGCGGACGAAGCAGTGCTTGAGGCCGAATGCGGCAAGGGAACCTATGTGCGCGCCCTGGCGCGCGATCTTGGCCGCATGTTCGGCTGCTATGGCCACGTCACGGCGCTGCGCCGTACCCGCGTCGGCCCCTTTACCGAACTCGATGCCGTGCCGCTCGACGAACTCAAGGCCTCGGCCGAATCGGCGGTGCACGCGTTGCTTCCGGTCGAAACAGGCTTGAGCGAACTTGCGTGCGTCATCGTCGACCGCAATGGCGCAGCGCGCTTGCGGCGCGGCCAATCCCTCATTCTACGCGGTCGCGATGCGCCGGCCGAGGGCGAGACGGTCTATGCCGCATGCGGCGGCGTGCCCGTCGCCTTTGGCGTCGTCGACCACGGCCAGCTCGTGCCGAGCCGGGTGTTCAATCTACCGGAATGA
- the rbfA gene encoding 30S ribosome-binding factor RbfA codes for MSRQHHNGGEPSQRMLRVAELVRQVMSELLARGDINDPILTSHVISVPQVRMSPDLKLATIYVMPLGGKDVKEVVQALESHKKYLRGEISQKINMKFAPEIRFRADEAFQQGARIDEILNSDKVKRDTAQPDDEADPSA; via the coding sequence ATGTCAAGACAACATCACAATGGCGGCGAGCCGTCCCAGCGCATGTTGCGCGTTGCCGAACTCGTGCGCCAGGTCATGTCGGAACTGCTGGCGCGCGGCGACATCAACGATCCGATTCTGACCAGCCACGTCATCTCGGTGCCGCAGGTGCGCATGTCGCCCGACCTGAAGCTCGCCACGATCTATGTCATGCCGCTTGGCGGCAAGGACGTGAAAGAGGTGGTGCAGGCGCTCGAGAGCCACAAGAAATATCTGCGCGGCGAGATCTCGCAAAAGATCAACATGAAATTCGCGCCCGAAATCCGCTTCCGCGCCGATGAGGCGTTTCAACAGGGCGCGCGCATCGACGAGATTCTCAATTCCGACAAGGTGAAGCGCGACACGGCGCAGCCCGACGACGAGGCGGACCCGTCTGCATGA
- the infB gene encoding translation initiation factor IF-2, translated as MTDTKNNGDKTLTVAPTKTLSLKRPVEQGVVRQSFSHGRSKAVVVEKVKTRVLPTTGAKPAAAPAPQPVTPPPAPPVLPPASVQAPPPVMAQIVIPAAKSAPPSPRPVAAPSTPAPAAPAAPRGPTVSAAPTARATPAPQARAGTAAPAPSRSNGNRPGQGRPTNAPRPQTGVVLRTLTDEEREARTRALADAGRREEEDRQRQQAEASARAEREAREKVEREAAEARKREEEARRAHDLEAKRRSEEEAKRRLAGGQPVQSTSVLPPKVPKAATTTTAGATATAPAGRRPVQAEEDETKRTMVRRPGAVAAPKVVLPPRPAKGAEPKMRGRLTVHNVGQEEEERTRSVAAFKRRVQRLHRGHVEQKEKIAREIVLPETITIQELANRMSERGVDVIKFLMKQGQMHKITDVIDADTAELIAEEMGHTVRRVAESDVEEGLFDTVDEASDTVSRPPVVTIMGHVDHGKTSLLDAIRHANVVSGEAGGITQHIGAYQVVAPSGLPITFIDTPGHAAFTAMRARGAKVTDIVVLVVAADDGVMPQTIEAINHARAAKVPLIVAINKVDKPDAHPERVRTELLQYEVQVESLGGDTLEVEVSAKQKTNLDRLLDAIALQAEVLELKANPDRTAEGTVIEARLDRGRGPVATVLVQRGTLRGGDIIVAGTQWGRVRALLDDKGEHVTEAPPSFPVEVLGFNGAPEAGDRVAVVENEARAREITEYRQRLKRDKAAASGGTVRGSLADMMSQLKTAGRKEFPLLIKGDVQGSVEAIISALEKLGNDEVRARVIHAGVGGISESDMTLAEASNAAVIGFNVRAHKEAREAAERLGIEIRYYNIIYNLVDDVKAAMSGLLAPTLRETMMGNALILEVFNISKVGKVAGCRITDGKVERGLGVRLIRDNVVVHEGKLSTLKRFKDEVREVQAGQECGMAFENYQDMRAGDIIECYRVEEVKRSL; from the coding sequence ATGACGGACACGAAAAACAACGGTGACAAGACCCTGACGGTCGCCCCGACCAAGACGCTGAGCTTGAAGCGTCCGGTCGAGCAGGGCGTCGTGCGTCAGAGCTTTTCGCATGGTCGCAGCAAGGCCGTTGTGGTTGAAAAGGTCAAGACGCGCGTCCTGCCGACGACTGGCGCCAAGCCCGCCGCCGCGCCGGCCCCCCAGCCCGTGACGCCGCCGCCGGCTCCGCCGGTGCTGCCGCCCGCGAGTGTGCAGGCGCCGCCGCCCGTGATGGCGCAGATCGTCATTCCGGCCGCGAAATCCGCGCCGCCGTCGCCCCGTCCCGTCGCTGCCCCGAGCACGCCCGCGCCGGCAGCGCCCGCCGCACCGCGCGGCCCGACCGTATCGGCGGCGCCCACGGCGCGTGCAACTCCTGCGCCGCAAGCGCGCGCGGGCACCGCGGCGCCGGCTCCGAGCCGCTCAAATGGCAACCGTCCGGGCCAAGGCCGCCCGACCAATGCGCCGCGTCCGCAGACCGGCGTCGTTTTGCGGACGCTGACCGACGAGGAGCGCGAGGCACGCACCCGCGCGCTCGCCGATGCTGGCCGCCGCGAGGAAGAAGACCGGCAGCGGCAGCAAGCCGAAGCTTCGGCGCGCGCCGAACGCGAAGCACGCGAGAAGGTCGAGCGCGAGGCGGCAGAAGCCCGCAAGCGCGAGGAAGAGGCGCGCCGCGCCCATGACCTCGAAGCCAAGCGCCGGTCGGAGGAAGAGGCCAAGCGCCGTCTGGCCGGCGGCCAGCCAGTGCAGTCGACCTCGGTCCTGCCGCCGAAAGTGCCGAAGGCAGCCACGACCACGACAGCCGGCGCAACCGCGACGGCGCCTGCGGGACGTCGCCCGGTGCAGGCGGAAGAGGACGAAACCAAGCGTACCATGGTGCGCCGCCCCGGCGCGGTTGCCGCGCCGAAGGTTGTGCTGCCGCCGCGTCCCGCCAAGGGCGCCGAGCCTAAGATGCGCGGCCGTTTGACGGTGCACAATGTCGGCCAGGAGGAGGAAGAGCGCACCCGTTCGGTCGCCGCCTTCAAGCGCCGTGTCCAGCGCTTGCACCGCGGCCATGTCGAGCAGAAGGAAAAGATTGCGCGCGAAATCGTGTTGCCTGAGACGATCACGATTCAAGAGCTCGCCAACCGCATGTCGGAGCGCGGCGTCGACGTGATCAAATTCCTGATGAAGCAGGGCCAGATGCATAAGATCACCGACGTGATCGATGCCGATACGGCGGAGCTCATCGCGGAAGAAATGGGGCACACGGTGCGCCGCGTCGCCGAATCCGACGTGGAAGAGGGACTTTTCGACACTGTCGATGAGGCAAGCGATACGGTTTCGCGTCCGCCGGTCGTGACCATCATGGGCCACGTCGACCACGGCAAGACCTCGCTGCTCGATGCGATCCGCCACGCCAATGTGGTGTCGGGCGAAGCCGGCGGTATCACCCAGCATATCGGCGCCTATCAGGTTGTCGCTCCGAGCGGCCTGCCGATCACCTTCATCGATACGCCCGGCCACGCTGCCTTTACCGCCATGCGCGCCCGCGGCGCCAAGGTCACCGACATCGTGGTGCTGGTGGTCGCGGCGGATGACGGCGTGATGCCGCAGACGATCGAGGCGATCAACCACGCGCGCGCGGCGAAAGTGCCGCTCATCGTGGCGATCAATAAGGTCGACAAGCCGGATGCCCATCCCGAGCGCGTGCGCACCGAATTGCTGCAATATGAAGTGCAGGTGGAAAGCCTCGGCGGCGATACGCTCGAAGTCGAAGTGTCCGCCAAGCAGAAAACCAATCTCGACAGATTGCTCGATGCCATTGCTCTTCAGGCGGAAGTGCTCGAACTCAAGGCCAATCCGGACCGCACCGCGGAAGGCACGGTCATCGAAGCGCGTCTCGATCGCGGCCGCGGCCCGGTTGCGACCGTGCTTGTGCAGCGCGGCACGCTGCGCGGCGGCGACATCATCGTCGCCGGCACCCAATGGGGCCGCGTGCGTGCATTGCTGGACGACAAGGGCGAACATGTCACCGAGGCACCGCCGAGCTTCCCGGTCGAGGTGCTCGGCTTCAACGGTGCTCCGGAAGCCGGCGACCGCGTGGCTGTCGTCGAAAACGAAGCCCGTGCCCGTGAAATCACCGAATACCGCCAGCGCCTGAAGCGCGACAAGGCGGCGGCTTCGGGCGGCACGGTGCGCGGCTCGCTCGCCGATATGATGAGCCAGCTCAAGACTGCCGGCCGCAAGGAGTTCCCGCTGCTCATCAAGGGCGACGTGCAGGGCTCGGTCGAAGCGATCATTTCGGCGCTGGAGAAGCTCGGCAACGACGAGGTTCGCGCCCGCGTCATCCATGCCGGCGTCGGCGGTATCTCCGAATCCGACATGACGTTGGCGGAGGCCTCCAACGCGGCCGTCATCGGCTTCAACGTGCGCGCCCACAAGGAAGCGCGCGAGGCGGCCGAACGCCTCGGCATCGAGATCCGCTATTACAACATCATCTACAATCTCGTGGATGACGTGAAGGCGGCGATGTCCGGCCTGCTGGCGCCGACGTTGCGCGAAACCATGATGGGCAATGCGCTCATCCTGGAAGTGTTCAACATTTCCAAGGTCGGCAAGGTGGCCGGCTGCCGCATCACCGACGGCAAAGTCGAGCGCGGTCTCGGCGTGCGCCTCATCCGCGACAATGTCGTGGTGCACGAAGGCAAGTTGTCGACGCTCAAGCGCTTCAAGGACGAGGTCCGCGAGGTGCAGGCCGGCCAGGAATGCGGCATGGCGTTCGAAAATTATCAGGATATGCGCGCCGGCGACATCATCGAGTGCTATCGCGTCGAGGAAGTGAAACGGTCGCTTTAA
- a CDS encoding RNA-binding protein: protein MSDLSADALDDGKPAGGSERTCIVSRATLPPAAMIRFVLAPDGEVTPDIRRKLPGRGVWVTARASVLAEALRKKAFDKAFKKSVRAPDKLVSLVDHLLEQDALQSLSMANKAGVVTTGAAKIEAALVKKTLAAVLHAADGSADGVRKLRQVLRRQLGEAGNAIAEIGVFSSVQLDLALGRVNVIHACLDASPVADAFLNRARRLQDFREDPARAEP, encoded by the coding sequence ATGTCCGACCTTTCCGCAGATGCGCTCGATGACGGCAAGCCTGCTGGCGGCTCCGAGCGCACCTGCATTGTCTCGCGCGCGACGCTGCCGCCCGCGGCGATGATCCGTTTCGTCCTTGCGCCGGACGGCGAGGTGACACCGGACATCAGGCGGAAATTGCCGGGGCGTGGCGTTTGGGTCACAGCGCGCGCGTCGGTCTTGGCTGAGGCTTTGCGCAAGAAAGCCTTCGACAAGGCCTTTAAAAAATCCGTTCGCGCACCAGATAAGCTCGTATCCCTCGTCGATCATCTTCTGGAGCAGGACGCGCTGCAGAGCCTATCTATGGCCAATAAGGCGGGCGTCGTCACCACCGGCGCCGCCAAGATCGAGGCGGCTCTGGTCAAAAAAACGCTTGCCGCAGTGCTTCATGCGGCGGACGGCAGTGCTGACGGGGTACGGAAGTTACGGCAGGTCTTGCGGCGGCAGCTCGGGGAGGCGGGAAACGCCATCGCCGAGATCGGCGTGTTTTCGTCGGTGCAATTAGATTTGGCCTTGGGGCGGGTAAATGTGATACATGCCTGTCTCGATGCCTCTCCGGTCGCCGACGCTTTCCTCAATCGCGCCCGCAGATTGCAGGATTTTCGCGAGGACCCGGCGCGAGCTGAGCCTTAA
- the nusA gene encoding transcription termination factor NusA has product MAISANRLELLQIADAVAREKSIDRQIVLASMEDALQKAARSRYGQETEVRAEINPKTGETRFSRLLLVVEQIENDATQILLTEARKKNPAAQVGDWIAETLPPFDFGRIAAQSAKQVIVQKVREAERDRQYEEFKDRIGEIVNGVVKRVEYGNVVIDLGRGEAVVRRDELIPRETFRPGDRIRAYVYDVRREQRGPQIFLSRTHPQFMAKLFGQEVPEIYDGIIEVKSVARDPGSRAKIAVISRDSSIDPVGACVGMRGSRVQAVVGELQGEKIDIIPWSQDAATFIVNALQPAEVVKVVLDEDSERIEVVVPDDQLSLAIGRRGQNVRLASQLTGWDIDILTEAEESSRRQKEFQERTSVFMEALDVDEVVGQLLASEGFRSVEELAFVETSELASIEGFDEDTASEIQTRARDYLARIEAEHDAKRKELGVADDLLEIDGMTSGMLVKLGENDVKSVEDLAGCATDDLVGWSERKNGETVKMAGFLDGFELSREAAEAMIMQARVKAGWIEAAPEAAAEEEDHQPGEA; this is encoded by the coding sequence ATGGCCATCAGCGCCAACAGACTCGAACTGCTGCAAATCGCCGATGCGGTCGCGCGCGAAAAATCCATCGACCGCCAGATCGTTCTGGCCTCGATGGAAGACGCACTGCAAAAGGCGGCACGTTCGCGCTACGGCCAGGAGACGGAAGTGCGCGCCGAGATCAATCCGAAGACCGGCGAGACGCGCTTCTCGCGCCTTCTGCTCGTCGTCGAGCAGATCGAGAATGACGCGACGCAAATTCTCCTGACCGAAGCGCGCAAGAAAAACCCTGCGGCGCAAGTCGGCGACTGGATCGCCGAAACCTTGCCGCCGTTCGATTTCGGCCGCATTGCCGCGCAGTCGGCGAAGCAGGTCATCGTGCAGAAAGTGCGCGAGGCCGAGCGCGATCGCCAATACGAGGAATTCAAGGACCGTATCGGCGAGATCGTCAACGGTGTCGTCAAGCGCGTCGAATATGGCAACGTGGTCATCGACCTTGGCCGTGGCGAAGCCGTCGTGCGGCGCGACGAACTCATTCCGCGCGAAACCTTCCGCCCGGGTGACCGCATCCGCGCCTATGTCTACGACGTGCGGCGCGAGCAGCGCGGCCCGCAGATCTTCCTGTCGCGCACGCATCCGCAATTCATGGCGAAGCTGTTCGGCCAGGAAGTGCCGGAAATCTACGATGGCATCATCGAGGTGAAATCGGTGGCGCGCGATCCGGGTTCGCGCGCGAAGATCGCTGTGATCTCGCGCGATTCCTCGATCGATCCGGTCGGCGCCTGCGTCGGTATGCGCGGCTCGCGCGTGCAGGCGGTCGTCGGCGAATTGCAGGGCGAGAAGATCGACATCATTCCCTGGTCGCAGGATGCTGCGACCTTCATCGTCAATGCGCTGCAGCCGGCGGAAGTCGTCAAAGTGGTGTTGGACGAGGATTCCGAGCGCATCGAAGTGGTGGTGCCGGACGATCAGCTTTCGCTTGCCATCGGCCGCCGCGGCCAGAACGTGCGCCTTGCCTCGCAGCTCACCGGTTGGGACATCGACATTCTGACCGAGGCCGAGGAATCGAGCCGCCGGCAGAAGGAGTTCCAGGAACGCACCAGCGTCTTCATGGAAGCGCTCGATGTCGACGAAGTGGTCGGCCAACTGCTTGCCTCGGAAGGCTTCCGCTCGGTCGAGGAACTCGCTTTCGTCGAAACGTCGGAACTTGCATCGATCGAAGGCTTCGACGAAGACACGGCCTCGGAGATTCAAACCCGCGCTCGCGATTATCTTGCGCGCATCGAGGCGGAACACGATGCCAAGCGCAAGGAGCTCGGTGTCGCCGACGACTTGCTCGAGATCGACGGCATGACGAGCGGTATGCTGGTCAAGCTCGGCGAGAACGACGTGAAGAGCGTCGAGGATCTCGCCGGCTGCGCAACCGACGATCTCGTCGGCTGGAGCGAACGCAAGAACGGCGAAACGGTGAAGATGGCGGGCTTCCTCGACGGATTCGAACTGTCGCGCGAAGCCGCCGAAGCGATGATCATGCAGGCGCGCGTCAAGGCGGGCTGGATCGAGGCCGCGCCGGAAGCGGCTGCCGAAGAGGAAGATCATCAACCCGGCGAAGCGTGA
- the rimP gene encoding ribosome maturation factor RimP, whose amino-acid sequence MSEQKPEIPDLLTEPRLVSETGVAARVAHIAEPVLRDLGYRLVRVKISGNNGCTVQIMAEKPDGTMMVSDCEAASTALSPVLDVEDPIKQVYHLEMSSPGIDRPLVRVSDFARAVGHEARIELAAGLDGRRRFRGIIEAVEGDVVVVHRLEVGPGEDEMVRLPLNDLSDGRLVLTDALIREALRAGKHADEADDQTEDEAPEPEMPKKGPGRFAARNAQKYKAKPMLPAGVQIRRPTAPGKPTK is encoded by the coding sequence ATGAGCGAGCAAAAGCCTGAAATTCCCGATCTTTTGACCGAGCCGCGCCTCGTCAGCGAAACCGGCGTCGCAGCCCGCGTAGCGCATATTGCCGAGCCGGTTTTGCGCGATCTCGGCTACCGGCTGGTGCGCGTGAAGATCTCCGGCAACAACGGCTGCACCGTGCAGATCATGGCGGAAAAGCCGGACGGCACGATGATGGTCAGCGATTGCGAGGCGGCGAGCACCGCTCTGTCGCCCGTGCTCGATGTGGAAGATCCGATCAAGCAGGTTTATCATCTCGAAATGTCCTCGCCGGGCATTGATCGGCCGTTGGTGCGCGTGTCGGATTTCGCCCGCGCGGTCGGCCATGAGGCGCGGATCGAATTGGCCGCCGGTCTCGATGGCCGCCGCCGGTTCCGCGGGATCATCGAGGCGGTCGAAGGCGATGTCGTGGTGGTGCACCGGCTTGAAGTCGGCCCCGGCGAAGACGAGATGGTGCGGCTGCCGCTCAACGATCTCAGCGACGGCCGTCTGGTGCTGACCGACGCTCTGATCCGCGAGGCTTTGCGCGCCGGCAAACATGCGGACGAGGCGGACGACCAGACCGAAGACGAAGCACCGGAACCCGAGATGCCGAAGAAGGGACCGGGCCGGTTCGCGGCCCGCAATGCGCAAAAATACAAGGCCAAGCCCATGTTGCCGGCCGGCGTGCAGATACGCCGCCCAACGGCGCCGGGCAAGCCGACGAAGTAA
- a CDS encoding MarR family winged helix-turn-helix transcriptional regulator — MTYRLSNSLPYLVTRAGIRARDLFNQVAKTHGLTVQSYRVLAALLEEGRPVRLGELAELTAIDLSTLSRTVADMHRNGLLIRDRPERDRRSLQVRLTPLGRTLVLRLTPVAARFEEVETTGLSQREITALKATLKQLYRNVDRLEEELMRKGMARTEAEPADEMQAKLAGLHDTTT, encoded by the coding sequence ATGACGTACCGGCTGTCCAATTCCTTGCCCTATTTGGTGACACGTGCCGGCATTCGTGCCCGCGACTTGTTCAATCAGGTCGCGAAAACCCACGGTTTGACCGTACAATCCTATCGGGTTTTGGCGGCGTTGCTCGAAGAGGGGCGGCCCGTGCGCCTCGGCGAACTGGCCGAATTGACCGCGATCGACCTCTCCACCCTGTCCCGTACCGTTGCCGACATGCACCGCAATGGCCTCCTAATCCGCGACCGGCCGGAGCGCGATCGGCGCAGTTTGCAGGTGCGGCTGACACCGCTTGGCCGCACCTTGGTCTTGCGGTTGACGCCGGTTGCCGCCCGTTTTGAAGAAGTCGAGACGACGGGATTGTCGCAGCGCGAAATCACCGCGCTGAAAGCTACGCTCAAGCAGCTCTACCGCAATGTCGACCGGCTGGAAGAGGAGTTGATGCGCAAAGGGATGGCACGCACGGAAGCCGAGCCCGCCGACGAGATGCAGGCCAAGCTCGCCGGGCTCCACGATACGACGACTTAG